ATCCGCCTGGGCCACCTCCAAAGCCTGCATTACCAGGGCTGCCGAAACGACCGAGCAGGTCATTGATGAAATCGTCGAAGTTGCCGTATCGGCCAAAATCAACATCAAACCCTCCGGCTCCAGCCCCAGAACCAGCAGCCCCAGCCTGATTCCAGTACTGACCAAACTGTTCATATCGACGGCGCTTGTCCGGATCGGAAAGCACCTCATAGGCCTCGCTCACCTCCTTGAATTTGGCCTCAGCATTGGCGTCTCCAGGATTCACGTCAGGGTGGTATTGACGCGCCAACTTGCGAAAAGCCCTCTTGATCGCATCGGCATCAGCATTGCGCTCTACCCCGAGCACCTTGAAGTAATCGCGGTATCCACTGCCGGCCATTGTGATCGCTGAGCTCCAGGAGCTCCGGTTGGTCTCAGTGTCCCAGTTCCGTCCGGGGTTCGGCACCGATTGAGGAGGCCGGATGCCCGTACGTCGGAACACACGTACATTTCGCGAATGCTCAAAGTTCTTCTGCTTGCCGCACTCAGCAGTGCCACCATCGCTTTGGTGGGAAGTGGCTCTGCCAAAGCAGCCCCCGACCCTGGAGCTCTTGCTGATCACCTGAGCCGAACCAAGGTCACGTATTACGGATCATGGCGTTGTCCAGCCTGTCAGCACCAGGGACGTCTGTTCGGCGACGCAGCGATACGTCTTCCCTATGTGGAATGCGCCAAACCTAAGGAACTGCCGATCCAGGCAGCTGCCTGCAAGCAAGAGAAAATCCAGGCCTATCCCACCTGGATCCTGCCGAACGGTGAGCGACGGGTAGGAGTTCAATCCCTGGAGGATCTGCAGATCTGGTCGGGAATGCCCCGGAACCCCTGAAACCATGTCCGCGAGCAGGCATCCCCTGATCAACGGGTTTCATTGGCGACACTGGCGAGGAGATCTCACAGGTGGTGTCACTGCTGCTGTGGTGGCCCTACCGCTCGCCCTCGCATTCGGTAATGCGGCACTGGGGCCAGGAGGTGCGATTTACGGTCTCTACGGAGCAATCATCACGGGATTTCTTGCCGCACTGTTTGGGGGTACACCAGCCCAAGTCAGCGGCCCAACAGGCCCGATGAGTGTCACAGTCGCCGGCGTCGTCAGCAGTCTTGCTGCTGTGGGGACAAGCCGTGAACTCAGTCAGGGAGACATGCTCTCCATGGTGATGGCGGCTGTGGTTCTTGGAGGGTTGCTGCAGATCCTGATGGGGGTGCTTCGCTTGGGGCGTTACATCACCCTGGTGCCCTACTCAGTGGTTTCCGGATTCATGTCGGGGATCGGCGTGATTATCTTTTGCCTCCAGATTGGCCCTCTCCTGGGGATCAGCAGCCAGGGAGGAGTTGTGCCATCACTGCAGATGGTGAGCTCCAATTTCACGCCAAACCCTGCAGCAGTAGCAGTGGGCATCGCAACACTTGTGGTGGTTTTCGCTACGCCAAGACGGATTACCAAGGTGATTCCTTCACCTTTGTTGGGCCTTCTACTGATTACACCTATAGCTCTTTGGCTGTTTCCAGAAAACATTCCACGAATTGGGTCAATCCCTGAGGGTGGACTCAGCTTCAACTCTCCGGACTGGAGCAACCACCTACCGCTGTTGCTGAAAGCGGGAATCGTGCTCGCAGTGCTCGGAGCCATTGATTCCTTGCTGACATCACTGGTCGCTGACAACATCAGTCAGAGCCGCCATCGCTCAGACCGGGAACTGGTGGGTCAAGGCATTGCCAACAGCATCTCGGGACTATTCAGCGGGCTCCCGGGCGCAGGCGCAACGATGCGAACTGTGATCAACGTCCGGTCAGGAGGAAAGACTCCGCTCTCCGGCATGACCCATTCCGTGGTCCTGCTTGTTTTGCTCTTAGGCGCCGGTCCTCTGGCCGAAGGGATCCCCACAGCACTGCTGGCGGGAATCCTGATCAAGGTTGGACTCGACATCATCGACTGGGGCTTCCTGCTGCGGGCCCACAGACTTTCATTCAAGACCGCCCTGGTGATGTGGGGAGTTCTGTTGATGACAGTGTTCTGGGACCTGATTGGCGCGGTGCTTATCGGAATGTTCGTGGCCAATCTGCTCACCATTGAATCGCTAACCCAACATCAGCTCGGCAACATGGACACAGGAACAGGACATCTCACGACGCGAGAGCAAGATTTGCTGAAACGTTGCGGTGACGATCTCATTCTGTTCCGCATGCAGGGCCCCTTGAGTTTTGGCGCAGCGAAGGGAATCAGTGAAAGAATGATGTTGGTGAGGAAATATAAAGTCTTACTTCTTGATATCACTGATGTGCCACATCTAGGAGTCACGGCAAGCCTGGCCATCGAGCGAATGGTCAAAGAAGCCGAGCGACAACAGAGAACAGTTCTTGTGGCAGGTGCAAGCGGCAAAGTGAAACATCGACTGGCCCAGTTTGGAATCGAGCATCTCGTCGACAACAGAGATCAAGCATTGGAACAGGCCGCAAATCGAATCAACAAGAAGAACGAACAAATCACTTGTGAAAAAGATTAAAGCCAGAATTCAGTGAACAAAAAACAAATCGAGGAAATAAAATTGCAATCAAAAATAACTCACACTGAGCCTTGAAACCCAAAAAACGCCTCAGCCTCAAGTCAGAATCAAAGTAGAATAAACAATAAGAAAAACCCATTCAGTCGAAGCGCAAGCGCTGCCAACAGAAAACAAAATGAACAATCAGCGAGGTTTCAGTAACACACTGATAACAAAATCGACCCGAAGTCCAACAATCGAGCGAAAATCGGCTATCGATACCAAGGGACTGAAACGAAAGCAAAAAGCAACGATGAAAATTTCCTAAACTCGCAGCGCAAAAAAGTTCTTGACCTTCTAAACCTCAAAACAGTACCCCGACAATCGATACATAGCCGCGTAAAAGTCAAGCCAAAAATAAGAGCACCGAAGGATATAGTTTATCGAGAAAAGCAGGTGGGCATGGCTCTGGCAGGCAAGGAGACTCTGGAAGCATTTATTGACTACATCGAATCTGATTCCCTGGAACGCAAGCACTGGTTAACGAGGGTCAGAGAGGTTGGTTTCGACCAGGTACTGTCGGAATATCGCGAATTGGCAACGAGAAAACAGATGCCGTTACGGATTTGACTGTAATCGCGCAAAAACAGCAGGCTCAACACAAAATGTCACAAGGTTGTAGCAAAATCACAACCCAATGTGTCGCATACAACCAAGCAGCGCGTCAAAAGCGGGAACAGTCCCGCCCTGAAGCAAGGATGATGATTCAGTTATCCAATTCCTATGGCTTTCACGATTTTCTTTGCAACATCAACGGGCAAAACGGAAGATATAGCCGATCGCCTGAAGGAACTCCTGGGGACTGATGCCAAAGACGTTGACAGCATCAGCGGTGTAGACGAATTGGCTTCTGCAGAAGCCCTCGTCTGCTGCATTCCAACATGGAATACAGGTGCTGATGAAGCACGTTCAGGCACAGCCTGGGACGATCTCATTACTGAAATTCCCGGTCAAGATTTTGGCGGCAAGCCCGTTGCCATCCTTGGGCTGGGCGACTCTTCCGGTTACGGAGACTATTTTTGCGACGCCATGGAAGAGCTGTACAGCGCATTCCAAAAATCTGGCGCGAAAATGATCGGCCAAGTGTCACCTGAAGGTTATACCTTCGATGAATCAAAGAGCGTGATCGACGGTAAGTTCTGTGGACTGCCTATTGACGAAGATAACGAGTCTGAATTGACCGATCAGCGCCTGTCTGCCTGGGTGCAGCAAATCAATTCTGAAGCCTGATTTACGTTCAGAATTTAGAGCTAACCAAAAGCGCCCTCGGGCGCTTTTTTATGTTTCGATGAAAGCCGAAAGATTGGGACTCCTTTAGCGATGAACCCAATCGACCCGGATTTCCTTACGTTGATTCAAAAACTTATCAATAGACATGGCTGCGATACAGCCGTCGGAACAAGCAACAACGGCCTGCTTGAAGGGCGTATTACGAATATCACCAATAGCCCAAACTCCATCGAGGCTAGTCATCATGTCGTCGTTGACCACAACACCACCTTCTTCATTCAAAGGAATCAGTCCATGTAAATAATCGGTAATTGGCAAACTACCAGACGAGTAAACAAAAACACCATTAACATCCAAATGAGTGTCTTCTTGGCTGCCTGATTCTTGGAGCTTGACAGCTGTGACGCCCGAATCATCACCATCAACAGAAGTCAAGCGTGTACGCTTCCAATGCTGAACATTAGGAGAAGCTTGAAGCTGAGATAGACCCGTACTGTTTGCGTTTGGCTTACTATTGGTAATCCAATGAACAGTTGAAGCAAATTTAGTCAAAACAAGAGCCTCATCAATAGCTTCTTGATTAGAGCCATAAACTGCTACTTGCTGATTCTTATAAAATGCACCATCACAGGTAGCACAATAACTAACTCCTCGCCCAAGGTACTGATCTTCTCCGGGAAGTGTTGATGTACGCCCCATTGCCCCAGTGGCAAGAACAAGAGTTTTTCCTTTAAAGGTGCCCTCTGGTGTATAAACAGTTTTTTCAGGTCCAGATAAATCAATTCCATAAACTTGCACTTGCTGATAATTAGCCCCATAACTAACCGCTTGATCTCTCATCGTTTTGAGCAGGTCCGCGCCAGACGTATCTGCCGGCACACCAGGATAATTTGCGATCTTATGAGTAATGGCAAGGGCTCCCACTGCTGGATTTTTATCTAAAATATAAGTCTTTAACGAAGAACGAGCGGTGTAAAGAGCACATGCGCATCCGGCTGGACCACCACCAACGATAATGACATCGGCTTCAAAGATATCTGACATAATCAGCTCCAAGCGAGAGAAGTAAAATCATTGGCATTAAGCTCACGATTAATCCATTCACCAGGAACCATTTGAATGAAAGCAATAATTAAATCTGCAGCTTGTTGAGCCTGGTCAAACTGAAAGAAATGACGCCCTTTTTTCATACAAACATAACGATCTCCAGATTTTAGCGTTTCAGACCAGCGGTCGTGCGCATTACTGTCAACAACAAAATCAAATTCGCCATTTAAGACAAAAGTTGGGACTTCTGGAGCGTGTAAATTCTTGGTAGTTTGTTGATTAACAATAGAACCTTGAATGAAATCAGTATCTAAGCACTTAGCAAGAAGGCAAGGAAGTATCTCACCAGCACGCGCATTGTTACTGGAGAAGAGCAAGGACGACAGATGACTCAAAATGGCTTGCCTCGAAGTTGGCAATTGACTCCGCAGGTCCAGGTAATGAGAGGACCAGTGATTGACTGAAAGAGTATCGACAGAGAGCAATGTAAGAGATTTTACCAGGCTAGGGTACTTTTCTGCAAAAAGGCAGGCAACCGTGCCGCTGATGCCGTGGCCAACCAGGTGCATTGGCTCAGAAGACGCAACAAAGGTCTGTCGAAGCAAGTCCAGAACAGTGGTTACAGAACATGACTCATCCAGATCATGCTGGAAGGACCAACGCTGAACAGCGAACGACCGACTTAATAATTGAGCAACACGTTTATTGAGGCAATGCAAGGTCGGCTGCAGATCAATCCAAAGGACCTTGTCTTGAGGCATATGTTGCACCATTTCAATTATTTTGAAAGAGCGCAGCACTGCCAAGAATGCACAACTAACAAGCTGTTGTATAAAATGGACTCACAGAAAGCAGATGATACAACTATGCCGCGGAATTAATCACAGCGATTGAGCCCTGCAAAATGCGGCGTTTTAAATGCTGAATGAGCTTTTGATCGATCTTGTCAGCAGATGCCTCAAGACAGATTAGAGACTCATAAGCACTGCCCGAAATGGAGCCAGAACAAGTTGTTTCAAGGTACAAATCAACAACCTTGGAACACGAGGAGAGCAATTCAGATTGACCGTTGAACAAAAGAGCAAGAAGCAATCCTTAAACAAAAATAAATGCACGCGGGTCGCCCCGGTCGCATCAAATGAAATGCAGCCACGAGTCTTATATTGCCTTAGATCGTCCAAAAAAAAGGGCGGTCACATCAGATCATCAGAGCATAACTAGCTCGGTCAATTCATAGCCCAGGACGGCTTACTCAGAAAGAGCAGAGAGATCGTGACAATGACTAAGTCGTCACAAAACGGACTGAAAGAATGGCAAATCCAAGTGTCATTGGTCTCAAACAAAAGCGCATGGCCAAGTCAAAAATAGATGGCTCAAAACAATTCGAAGATGCAAGTCTCAAAACAAATAGACAAAAAAAAGCCCCTGACTAGAGGAGCTTTAGAACAGAACGATTGATTAGAAATCAGTTGATTTTAGCTTTGTCCATGGATTCAAAAGCATTAACAACACTCTTGAAGTTGAAACCCATGCCTCTCAGAGCATGCCAGAGATGTCCCTGAAGGAAGAAGAAGGCAAGATAGAAATGAGTATTTGCCAGCCATGCACGAGCAGTGTGGGCATCTCCGGGCAGTGTGGAGGTGTCAGTGAAATATGGGGAGAATGCAAAATTGAGCTTCAAAGGAGCTCCATACAATTCCACCGGATAGATCGTCGTGTTTTGTGCACACCAAATGGCAGTTACAAAACCCATCAATGCGATGCCTGCAAGCGAGTAGGAAAGGATCGACTCACCGTTGTAAATCAGGACTTTCTTGAAAGGACCAAAGGGGGAACTGATGATATGCCAAACGCCACCAATCGTGAGAATGAATGCCAGAACAGCATGGCCACCCATCACATCTTCAAGACTGCTAATGGTCAGGAAGTTGGTTTGATAACCCCAGACCATTCCGAGATCGATGTTTGGTTCAACAGTGCGGACAGCTCCAAGCGAAGCATCATAAATTCCGTGAACACGAGCCCATTCAACGAATGCGATGACTCCAAGACCAAGGAAAATCAGGTGGTGACCAAGAATGAAGGTCAGCTTTTTAGGGTCGTCCCAGGTGAAATCAAACTTTTTGGCACGGCCTGTGGTCTCTGAAAGGTCCTTGGGGCAACGAAGCGTATGCCAGATACCGGCGGCGCCTAACACCGCTGATGAAACAAGGTGAGTCGCAGCAACAACGATCAGTGGCTGCTGGTCAACAATAACCCCACCATCACCAACGCCCATACCTAAACCGGCGAGGTGAGGGATGAGGATCAGGCCCTGTTCACCCATTGGTAGGGAGCCGTCGTATCGAGCGAGTTCAAAGAGAGTGAATGCTCCGGCCCAGAACATGATGAGACCGGCATGGGCAGCATGCGCAGCGATGAAAGAGCCGGAGCGCTTCGCTACTCCAGAATTTCCCGCCCACCAGTCATAAGTGACTGATGAATTTCCATACGATTGCATTGGGAAAATGAAAGGCATTCACAACCTAATAACCAATCAATATGCTCTAATCATCCGTTAACAATAGTTTTCAACCTAAAAATTTATGAGACATGTGGAAATTTCTTTTGTAACCCTTGCTAGTAGC
Above is a window of Synechococcus sp. BIOS-E4-1 DNA encoding:
- a CDS encoding SulP family inorganic anion transporter, translating into MSASRHPLINGFHWRHWRGDLTGGVTAAVVALPLALAFGNAALGPGGAIYGLYGAIITGFLAALFGGTPAQVSGPTGPMSVTVAGVVSSLAAVGTSRELSQGDMLSMVMAAVVLGGLLQILMGVLRLGRYITLVPYSVVSGFMSGIGVIIFCLQIGPLLGISSQGGVVPSLQMVSSNFTPNPAAVAVGIATLVVVFATPRRITKVIPSPLLGLLLITPIALWLFPENIPRIGSIPEGGLSFNSPDWSNHLPLLLKAGIVLAVLGAIDSLLTSLVADNISQSRHRSDRELVGQGIANSISGLFSGLPGAGATMRTVINVRSGGKTPLSGMTHSVVLLVLLLGAGPLAEGIPTALLAGILIKVGLDIIDWGFLLRAHRLSFKTALVMWGVLLMTVFWDLIGAVLIGMFVANLLTIESLTQHQLGNMDTGTGHLTTREQDLLKRCGDDLILFRMQGPLSFGAAKGISERMMLVRKYKVLLLDITDVPHLGVTASLAIERMVKEAERQQRTVLVAGASGKVKHRLAQFGIEHLVDNRDQALEQAANRINKKNEQITCEKD
- the fldA gene encoding flavodoxin FldA; this encodes MAFTIFFATSTGKTEDIADRLKELLGTDAKDVDSISGVDELASAEALVCCIPTWNTGADEARSGTAWDDLITEIPGQDFGGKPVAILGLGDSSGYGDYFCDAMEELYSAFQKSGAKMIGQVSPEGYTFDESKSVIDGKFCGLPIDEDNESELTDQRLSAWVQQINSEA
- a CDS encoding NAD(P)/FAD-dependent oxidoreductase translates to MSDIFEADVIIVGGGPAGCACALYTARSSLKTYILDKNPAVGALAITHKIANYPGVPADTSGADLLKTMRDQAVSYGANYQQVQVYGIDLSGPEKTVYTPEGTFKGKTLVLATGAMGRTSTLPGEDQYLGRGVSYCATCDGAFYKNQQVAVYGSNQEAIDEALVLTKFASTVHWITNSKPNANSTGLSQLQASPNVQHWKRTRLTSVDGDDSGVTAVKLQESGSQEDTHLDVNGVFVYSSGSLPITDYLHGLIPLNEEGGVVVNDDMMTSLDGVWAIGDIRNTPFKQAVVACSDGCIAAMSIDKFLNQRKEIRVDWVHR
- a CDS encoding alpha/beta fold hydrolase, with the protein product MLRSFKIIEMVQHMPQDKVLWIDLQPTLHCLNKRVAQLLSRSFAVQRWSFQHDLDESCSVTTVLDLLRQTFVASSEPMHLVGHGISGTVACLFAEKYPSLVKSLTLLSVDTLSVNHWSSHYLDLRSQLPTSRQAILSHLSSLLFSSNNARAGEILPCLLAKCLDTDFIQGSIVNQQTTKNLHAPEVPTFVLNGEFDFVVDSNAHDRWSETLKSGDRYVCMKKGRHFFQFDQAQQAADLIIAFIQMVPGEWINRELNANDFTSLAWS
- a CDS encoding chlorophyll a/b binding light-harvesting protein; amino-acid sequence: MQSYGNSSVTYDWWAGNSGVAKRSGSFIAAHAAHAGLIMFWAGAFTLFELARYDGSLPMGEQGLILIPHLAGLGMGVGDGGVIVDQQPLIVVAATHLVSSAVLGAAGIWHTLRCPKDLSETTGRAKKFDFTWDDPKKLTFILGHHLIFLGLGVIAFVEWARVHGIYDASLGAVRTVEPNIDLGMVWGYQTNFLTISSLEDVMGGHAVLAFILTIGGVWHIISSPFGPFKKVLIYNGESILSYSLAGIALMGFVTAIWCAQNTTIYPVELYGAPLKLNFAFSPYFTDTSTLPGDAHTARAWLANTHFYLAFFFLQGHLWHALRGMGFNFKSVVNAFESMDKAKIN